In the genome of Streptomyces sp. 846.5, the window TCGACCCGCAGGCGCACACCGCCCGCGGTGTGGAGATCGGCACGGTGATCCGGGGCCTGTCCGCGGCGCTGGGGACCAGCCTGGAGCGCCACGGCGTCTCCACCGGGCTGATCCTCAGCTTCCTGCGCGACCTCTCCGCCGAGGACGCGCTGCGGACCCTCGCGGACGCCGCCCCGTACCTGGACCGGATCTCGGCCGTCGGCCTGGACTCGGCCGAGGTCGGCCACCCGCCGGCCAAGTTCACCGAGGTGTACGCGGAGGCCAAGCGGCTCGGGCTGCGGCTGGTCGCGCACGCGGGGGAGGAGGGCCCGCCCTCCTACATCACCGAGGCGCTGGACCTGCTCGGCGTCGAGCGGATCGACCACGGCATCCGCTGCCTGGAGGACGAGGCGCTGGTGGCCAGGCTGGTGGCGGAGCAGATCCCGCTGACCGTCTGCCCCTTCTCCAACGTCCGGCTGCGCTGCGTGGACCGACTGGAGGAGCACCCGCTGCCGGCGATGCTGGCGGCAGGGCTGCTGGTCACCGTCAACTCCGACGACCCGTCCTACTTCGGCGGCTACGTCGAGGACAACTACCAGGGGCTGCGTACCGCCCTCGGACTGACGGACGATCAACTGCGGCTGCTGGCACGGAACTCCTTCAAGGCGTCGTTCCTGGACGAGGCCCGCAGGGCAGAACTGCTGGCCGAGCTGGACGCGCACGGTTCCACCGTCTACTCCAATTTTCCGGGGAGCGACCCCCCGTACCCCCACGCAAACCCGAGGTAGCGGAGCTCAGTCGACCGGACCCACCCGTTGAGACGAAGATGAGCCCGGTGTCCGCTTCGCGTACATTGCTGCGCGGCGGACACGAACCATGAGCCCGGGAGCGGACGACGTGACAGGCACCCTGCGGGACGACGTGCTCAAGGCGCGCCGGATCGTCGTCAAGGTCGGCTCCTCCTCGCTGACCACCGCGTCCGGCGGCCTCGACGCGGACCGGGTGGACGCGCTGGTCGACGTCCTCGCCAAGACCCGGACCGAGGGCGCCGAGGTGGTGCTGGTCTCCTCCGGGGCCATCGCCGCCGGGCTGGCCCCGCTGGGGCTGGCGAAGCGGCCCCGCGACCTGGCCCGCCAGCAGGCCGCCGCCAGCGTCGGTCAGGGGCTGCTGATGGCCCGCTACACCGCCTCCTTCGCCCGCTACGGGCTGCGCGCCGGGCAGGTGCTGCTCACTGCTGAGGACGCCAGCAGGCGCGCGCACTACCGCAACGCGTACCGCACCCTGGAGCAGCTGCTGGTGATGGGCGCGGTGCCGGTGGTGAACGAGAACGACACCGTGGCCACCGCCGAGATCAAGTTCGGCGACAACGACCGGCTCGCCGCGATCGTCGCCCATGTGGTCCGCGCGGACCTGCTGGTGCTGCTCTCGGACGTGGACGGGCTGTACGACGGCGACCCCAGCAAGCCGGGCAGCAGCAGGATCGACGAGGTACGCGGCCCCGAGGACCTGGCCGGGGTGACCATCGGCAGCGCCGGGAAGGCCGGGGTGGGCACCGGCGGCATGGTCACCAAGGTCGACGCGGCCAGGATCGCCACCGGCGCGGGCATCCCGGTGGTGCTCACCGCCGCCAGCCACGCCGCCGACGCGCTGGCCGGGCGGGCCACCGGCACCCTGTTCCACCGCACCGGGCGGCGCTCCGCGGACCGGCTGCTGTGGCTGGAGCACGCCAGTGCTCCGCGCGGCGCGGTGCGCCTGGACGCCGGGGCGGTGCGGGCCGTGGTCGAACGCCGTACCTCGCTGCTGGCCGCCGGGGTGACCGGAGTTGAGGGTGATTTCGCTGCGGGCGATCCGGTGGACCTTCTTGACGAAAACGGCCACATCGTGGCGCGAGGGCTGGTCAACTTTGATGTAAGGGAGCTTCCCCGGCTGCTGGGGAGGTCCTCCCGGGACCTGGCGCGGGAGCTGGGTCCCGAGTACGAGCGCGAGGTGGTGCACCGCGACGACCTGGTGGTGCTTCCGGACGCCCGGGAGCACTGAGAGAGGGCCGTCCTGACAGCGTTGTCGCCCGCCCGTACTGCACGACCCGAGATCGTCGACAGGAGGCCGCCGGTGGGACGCAGGCGCCAGGGTGCGAGATCTGCGGGGACGGCCGATCCGGTGCTCACCAGCATCAACGGGGGCGCGTCCAGGACGGCGCGCGCCGATGCCGCGACCCAGGACGCCCCCGGCCCGTCGGCCTCCCTGGAGGAGGACGGCAGCCGGGCCCGGCTCTGGCATGTGGTGCTCAGCGTGGCGGGCCCGGCCACCCCGCTGACCGAGCTCAAGCGCGGTCTCGAACAGCTGGCCCATGACCACACGCCCTTCCTGACCGCGCGCTATGCCGCAGACCACGGTGAGATCCGCTACTGGGAGCAGGCCGAGGACCTCCAGGACGCGGCGGCGATGGCCCTCCGGCTCTGGGGCGAGCACAAGGCCACCGCGCAGCTCCCGCCCTGGGAGATCGTCGGCCTGGAGGTCGTGGACCGGCCGACCTACCACAAGCGGATAGCGGAGGGCTACGGCGAGTCACGGGCCTTCCTCGGCGGCGTCCATCCGTACTGAGGTCCATCCGTACTGAGGTCCATCCGTACTGAGGTCCATCCGTACTGAGGTCCGGCCCCGGACGGATAGGCTTTCCGCCATGAGCAGCAGCCCCGAATCCGACCTCCCCCTCGACGGCACCCCGCTGACCGCGTTCCCCTCGCCGGACCTGCCCTCACCGCTGCCGCAGTCGCCGGTGCTGAGGGCCGCCTACCGGGCCAAGGCCGCGGCCAACGAGCTGGCGCCGCTGCCGCGCACGCCCAAGGACGAGGCGCTGCTCGCCATCGCCGACGCGCTGGTGGTGCGCACCCGGGAGATCGTCGAGGCCAATGCCGAGGATGTCGAGCGGGCCCGGGAGACCGGCACCAGCGAGTCGATCATCGACCGGCTGACCTTGAACCGGGAGCGGGTCGCCGCCATCGCCGCGGATGTGCGGCATGTCGCCGGGCTGCCCGACCCGGTGGGCGAGGTCGTCCGTGGCTCGACCCTGCCGAACGGCCTCGACCTGCGCCAGGTGCGGGTGCCGCTGGGCGTCGTCGGGATCATCTACGAGGCCCGCCCCAATGTCACCGTGGACGCGGCCGCGCTCTGCCTGAAGTCCGGCAACGCGGTGCTGCTGCGCGGCTCCTCCTCCGCCTACTCCTCCAACCGCAAGCTGGTGGAGGTGCTGCGGGACGCCGTCGGGGGCGCGGGCCTGCCGGCCGACTGCATCCAGCTGGTGCCGGGGGAGAGCCGGGAGTCGGTCACCGAGCTGATGCGGGCCCGGGGCATGGTGGACGTGCTGATCCCGCGCGGCGGGGCGGCGCTGATCCGCAACGTCGTCGAGAACTCCACCGTTCCGGTGATCGAGACCGGTACCGGCAACTGCCATGTCTACGTCGACGCGGAGACCGACCTGGCCATGGCGGTGCGGATCCTGGTGAACTCCAAGGCCTCCCGGCCGAGCGTCTGCAACGCCGCGGAGACCCTGCTGGTGCACAAGGACGTCGCCGACGCCTTCGTCCCGCTGGCGCTGGACGCGCTGGCCGAGGCCGGGGTGACCGTGCACGCCGACGACCGGGTGCTGGCCTACGCGCCGGACTCCAAGG includes:
- a CDS encoding adenosine deaminase gives rise to the protein MSTTHLAPRPLPKAELHLHIEGTLEPELAFALAERNGIDLPYATPDELRSAYAFSDLQSFLDLYYRLTAVLQTEQDFADLAEAYLERAAAQGVRHAEIFFDPQAHTARGVEIGTVIRGLSAALGTSLERHGVSTGLILSFLRDLSAEDALRTLADAAPYLDRISAVGLDSAEVGHPPAKFTEVYAEAKRLGLRLVAHAGEEGPPSYITEALDLLGVERIDHGIRCLEDEALVARLVAEQIPLTVCPFSNVRLRCVDRLEEHPLPAMLAAGLLVTVNSDDPSYFGGYVEDNYQGLRTALGLTDDQLRLLARNSFKASFLDEARRAELLAELDAHGSTVYSNFPGSDPPYPHANPR
- the proB gene encoding glutamate 5-kinase yields the protein MSPGADDVTGTLRDDVLKARRIVVKVGSSSLTTASGGLDADRVDALVDVLAKTRTEGAEVVLVSSGAIAAGLAPLGLAKRPRDLARQQAAASVGQGLLMARYTASFARYGLRAGQVLLTAEDASRRAHYRNAYRTLEQLLVMGAVPVVNENDTVATAEIKFGDNDRLAAIVAHVVRADLLVLLSDVDGLYDGDPSKPGSSRIDEVRGPEDLAGVTIGSAGKAGVGTGGMVTKVDAARIATGAGIPVVLTAASHAADALAGRATGTLFHRTGRRSADRLLWLEHASAPRGAVRLDAGAVRAVVERRTSLLAAGVTGVEGDFAAGDPVDLLDENGHIVARGLVNFDVRELPRLLGRSSRDLARELGPEYEREVVHRDDLVVLPDAREH
- a CDS encoding glutamate-5-semialdehyde dehydrogenase; the encoded protein is MTAFPSPDLPSPLPQSPVLRAAYRAKAAANELAPLPRTPKDEALLAIADALVVRTREIVEANAEDVERARETGTSESIIDRLTLNRERVAAIAADVRHVAGLPDPVGEVVRGSTLPNGLDLRQVRVPLGVVGIIYEARPNVTVDAAALCLKSGNAVLLRGSSSAYSSNRKLVEVLRDAVGGAGLPADCIQLVPGESRESVTELMRARGMVDVLIPRGGAALIRNVVENSTVPVIETGTGNCHVYVDAETDLAMAVRILVNSKASRPSVCNAAETLLVHKDVADAFVPLALDALAEAGVTVHADDRVLAYAPDSKATVVPATVEDWETEYLSYDIAAGVVDSLEAAVAHIRLWSSGHTEAIVTTSQSAARRFTQLVDATTVAVNASTRFTDGGQFGFGAEIGISTQKLHARGPMGLPELTSTKYIVTGDGHVRG